The Candidatus Nezhaarchaeota archaeon genomic interval TCGCGCTACCGCCAAGCTTTATAACTGATAAGCTCATGCTAGCACCTCAAGAGCATGACTTTAAAGCCCATAGCTTGAGCCATGTTTAAGCCTTCAGTTAATCCCTCTCTATCTTCACTGAATAGTAGAAGACCTCGAATATCTTCATCCACCTTACATGCAATGCTATCAACCTTAGCAATCATGTTAAAAGCTCTTAATATGCTAAGAGTATGGTTTGATAGTGCTAAACTAAGCCTACTGTACCTAGTCATAACGCTCTTGAAAGTGCCAAAGTCACGATCAATTATAGACCTTGCAGCCAAGATGACTAACCTCCCAAGCGCATGAACAACTACGTTAATGGCCTCCTCAAGCCTCGTATCTTCAAGCAGTTTGAATTTAAGAGGAGCTCTAAAACAAAACCCTATTAGCCAAGGAAATTCCCTTTGTAGTTCTAGTGGATTCTCACCTTCACGGTAAGCTAAAACACCTCTAAATTTTAAGGCACTTATCGTTAGCCTAACCCTCTCCTCTCTTAATTTAACTCTTTTAAGCATAGCATGGTGAAGGCTCTTAAGCCCCTTTTCCCTCACTACAGCGTGAATAATTGTAATCATGGTGTCAATGAGCGTCGATGGCCTTATCACCTGAACATCAATATCAAGCTTCATTGTTTGTGCAATCCAGCTCAGCTTCCTCTCTAGATAGTATGAAATTGGATTTACTCCTTTAACCCTTAAAAAGCCCCCTCCTTGATTGATGGTTATAGAGAGGCTGTTATCATGTGGCACATAGCATAATACTGGCTGATTAAGGTGAACTATGGATTGACCTAGCAAACATATGGGTACTGGTAAGCTTATGGATTTAGTGAGTGACATTTTAGTCACTTTTCAATTTTCACAGAACCATAACCGACAACAGAGAACATATCGCCGGTCACATCACCTGATGTTGCGTACTTCAATATTGCTGCTTTAGTCGCACTTAGTTGCTTAACAGCATAAAGCATTGCTGCCACTGGACCTGGACCACACATCGATACTGGAATTGAATCAACAAGTTTAAGCATGAGCTCTGGGTCTAGGGCTTCTATAGCCTTTAGAACCCTACCATCATTGTTGTAAGCTCTATCGTAGGGCTCGTAGTGAGTGAAGTCTGTAGAAGCTATAACCACCGCATTCTCATCCTTGATGGCTTTCGCGATGGCAGTGCCCACGTCAATACACGCCCCCCTCATTTGAAGCATCATGCATATGGGGACAAAGGTAAAGTTATTGCCATAAATGTATTGAAGGAAAGGCAACTGAACCTCTATGGAGTGTTCTTGTTCATGAGCTAATTCGTCCACCGATATTAACTCACTGTTCCTCACAATCCTCCTAGCAACATCATCGTTTACCTTCACATCCCCGAGGGGGGTTCTCCAGTATCCACTATCAACGATTGAGATCCCAGACCCTAACCCCGTGTGATTGGGTCCTAAGATTATGACCACTTCAGGCCTTCCATCTCTAGCAAGCTCACTATAGGAATGTGCTGCTACAGGACCTGAATACATGTAGCCAGCATGAGGACAAACAAGACCAACTATTCTCCTCTTACCCCTCTCCTCAACTTGGGGGGGCAAGCCTGGACCTAACTTATGCTTAAAGCACCACTCTATCCTTCTTCTTAAAGCGCTGGGCTCTCTTTCATAAAAGAATCCAGCCACAGCTGGATACCTAGTCTTCGCCAAAGCCTAACACCTAAGGAAGAATAAGTTAAAGTAAACCCTTTAACTTTCCTCAGGAACCTCTACTGCTAACTTAGGCTCAAACTCTGATACGGGGACAGGTAAATCACCATCAGGGGGAACAACCCCCCTCTCTCTTAATACCTGTCGTGTTAAGAGCCAATAGACAAGCGCTAAAGATTTCCTCCCCTTATTGTTAACCGGTATTATTAAGTCAACGAATGCAGCATCATTATCTGTATCGCAAAAAGCTATTATCGGAATGCCTATTTTCGCTGCCTCTGTTATTGCTTGTTCATCTGCTCTAGAATCTGTAACTATGAGGAGCTCAGGTTCCATGTAAAATGGGAGCTTAGGATTCGTAAATATGCCTGGGATGAAGCGTCCGGGTATAGCGACACATCCTGTTAGCTCAGCAAATTTTTCAATACACCTAAACCCGTATTGTCTAGTTGAAACTGCTACAAC includes:
- the amrB gene encoding AmmeMemoRadiSam system protein B, which codes for MAKTRYPAVAGFFYEREPSALRRRIEWCFKHKLGPGLPPQVEERGKRRIVGLVCPHAGYMYSGPVAAHSYSELARDGRPEVVIILGPNHTGLGSGISIVDSGYWRTPLGDVKVNDDVARRIVRNSELISVDELAHEQEHSIEVQLPFLQYIYGNNFTFVPICMMLQMRGACIDVGTAIAKAIKDENAVVIASTDFTHYEPYDRAYNNDGRVLKAIEALDPELMLKLVDSIPVSMCGPGPVAAMLYAVKQLSATKAAILKYATSGDVTGDMFSVVGYGSVKIEK
- the rpsB gene encoding 30S ribosomal protein S2, which codes for MATQQKELLIARDEYLKAGVHLGTHIKTVALRPFIYKIRPDGLCVIDLAKTDERIRIAAKMIARYDPPKVVAVSTRQYGFRCIEKFAELTGCVAIPGRFIPGIFTNPKLPFYMEPELLIVTDSRADEQAITEAAKIGIPIIAFCDTDNDAAFVDLIIPVNNKGRKSLALVYWLLTRQVLRERGVVPPDGDLPVPVSEFEPKLAVEVPEES